The following is a genomic window from Amphiura filiformis chromosome 4, Afil_fr2py, whole genome shotgun sequence.
AAGAGGCATACAGGCTCTAAAACAGCATcattattaactctcttcacgcgggtgtcgactgcagacgacaagtttcaatttttttaaaaattcaaaaatttcagaaatgtaaattttatgaccatatttggaatcagcatgaaagatgcattaaaatgagtacaaacaagcctaatattggttcagtagttcttaagatagctcttggtattttgagaaaatatttcaaaacttgagctttttccgttgaagggcatggctagcatgcagagcattaataacaATGCAATTTAAATATGACACCAACTAATATTACTGGTGCGTGTTGCATTGCTTGTTCTAATAATTTATCAAGCTATAATAAAGTTAGCATTTCATTTAATTCTCAGACCTTCCTGCAGATCATCTTCGTTTTTGTTGTTTTGATCAGAAATGTATATGTCTGTACCATTCTGCATGTTCTGTGTTCGTTTCAAGACAAATGGACATCCAAACACTTCACGTAATGCTTGTCGATATCTGGGGTTAACTGCACCATAGATGAGAGGATTGACGAAGAAATTGGTGGATCCATCCGAGCCAAAAAACGGCGCCGTGAGAAAGCACCCTAAATCCGGTGAAATCGTAGACCAGACGGACAACGTTCCAGATCTGATATGGACTTAACAGTATAAgtgacgcaccattagacttcaaggggggcgGGGGTgctaggaagttttgaaaaaaaaacctttccccactacatgagcaaaacaaaacaaaatttcctAACCCCCCTTGATGTCTAGTGGTGCGTCCCTAAAGAAAGCGATGCATTGGTGATCAACATCCGCGTTAACGCGGCGTCCTAttgctatcccagcaaacacaaaaacgttttaaaaacgttttaaataagttatattttggcttttggtttaggtataaacgttttactaacattaaaatgtcgggttatataaaggtcatgataacgttttaaaacgttttgtatgaaaacacattgcaacaatattttttaatgttttcaaaaaatgtttttgtaaactatttttgcaaacatttttgccaaatattgtgtcaatacttaaataacattaagtcaaaatatttgaacccagcaaacacagaaatgttcttaaaatgtttttttcaaaacctttcaataacatttaaatgtcgggttatataaaggtcatgaaaacgtttttaaaacgttattgaaaatatttcgggcaaacatttttcgcaaaatattttttcaaccccaaaataacattctgtttagaatgttttgtatcaagttttcaagaatgtttttggaatgttattaaaacgtttttacaccctttatataacccgacatttaaacgttttctgtaaaacatttttgtttgctgagcagtagatttaaatatcaaaaaatgtttttttatggttatgaaaacgttttatactcttaatataccctttatataacccgaaatttaaacgttttctgacaaccttttataaccttttgcgaatgatgtcgaaaacgttttgtgtttgctgggatggtagttaacctattgctatggtagttaatcatgttacatcatcactaCTACGGCGAataggcctgtaggcaatgaacattggtcatgtggaaagataaatCAACACTTCACTTTAGACCTTCAATACGCAAGATACGCCATAGATATGGATTTAATTGGAATGACTGCATACTTACAGGCATAAGACAcaaagtttattggaaacattgatgcaggaatggacagttataaatgttataatgagttacagtaatgattttcttcaaAAGAATTGTTGTTGGGCaaatttagctttaaaatgaaattcacacacagaaaaagtaataaaaaaccattaaaattataaactaaacactaaaaaaataaaacaaagggccgaccctgattttttgcaaatttttattCTACCGTAAATAATAAATGACAGGTATTGTTTTTTATTACATTAATTTTACGGTAGCCATTTGAACGGATTACTTAATGCTTAGATAACGACCAAAAGAACATTTTTGAATTTACCATTGTATTGtagtcttttaacatgtttaatacctTGAATGTACCATTGTATTGTAGTGTTTTTagtctacagcctgtctcaaaaaacattgtgcaagtgaaaagcgccctctctggcaattagaaaataccgttgtgataatagagagattgcgattttccaaacgtagacgtaggacgtacgtttttacgtacgttaacacgtacgtttttacgtagctatgtattgcagtgaggccacatactttaccaacgctcgtgtggtggcgctatgtcctatagtcagttatctggtgatttgttttgcatgaaatcagcccggggtagtcggtggggtcagggatcaataaagggatcttaatcctctctacgtcatacataaattcgcccagtctcatttccctaatattattatttttttaaatggaatttcagttcggcacaggtgggcctcgaacccacgctgctgctacatacagaatacagaagtccagcgcactaatccactggaccacatgaccGTTCGGTAGCCatgttgaattttaaacatataggctatatatgcaactccaacattgatcgggtatagaccacttgacatgtgacgtcattgcccggcagtattcgcgcgaattatgacaatttccattgttctttgccctgcagtgtgcgtacgcatcgtagtttgctcagggcacgtgcatttcaaatcgcccaccatatttcatataaacacagccaaaaaagaaagtctccagtagttccatcactatttaatcagattcggatgagtttatggcaaaataatttatataataattttctatacactttcctgcgaagattgataccaaatttgatatcaaaagtttaatcatcatgagcaaagaagccgttgtttggaaattcgtgcaattttaaaaatgacaaattacgaattgaccacgcaaaaatcaatgcatggtatcagcttattatgtggcctgaagcatgcccgtacaggaatcattgtacccttgcctgcgcacaattgaaagagcggggtatttgatttgcattttgacatgcatgggcaaacctttaacctgccggcctattcaggcgacgtaattcttggcactcacgctagctctgctacgtgatacaattcctatgtcatttttaaaattgcacgaatttccaaacaaatgtttctatgctcacgatgattaaacttttgatatcaaatttggtatcaatcttcgaaggagagtgtatagaaaattattatataaattattttgccataaactcatcagaatctgattaaatggggatgaaactactggagactttctttttggctgtgtttagtacaagaaagccattgaacagtgtagcggtttgtttgagcatatcgacagacctttgttgataaacaatgatttcatattagcataatgacagtgctcatcagttaatagccacttggtgaatagatgggcattatcagctatcaaagagatgtcttatgcagctgccaatcacgatagaggcttgaaaacattttgttataaacccaaaagtgatatatggacaaaactgtgcatgttggtacttgattggttggattcttatatgttgaaaatcccttgtaatagtatttttatgtgtagtgtatattgtttataaattatacagcttttcaattttgggcattaatgctctgttgcactgttttcatcaacctattttatcgtagtgcatttcttatgtgtgtgagccgaaatgtcgtggtagattgcaatcatgcttttgttgaactgcactccgccataactacggtgaaggaaaccggttcaaatcctttggttggagccaatcgataaaagaatgcaggggcctctataagttaagaagtgacgtaataatcgaggtttgaatagatcgcccaaccatgccaacacaagcagattgcactaatcacctgtgtatgtctgcaaacatagatcttttcaaaaatactaatcttataggtgcgagtgaacatcctttctttgacatctatggttcaatgcataggtaccgcgtgaacgttgtagtgcagggcgatataataaaaattgtattcatctattgctatggtagttaatccgattaattatgtcACTTCTGCGGTGAATAAACTCAGCTTTAATTCACAAtgatttccttgccctcccccaccCAACGTGCGACctgcaaaaaaaaatgcttgtccccccctttgacctgccaaccaatctttgcccccccccccccctataatacttcaccacctcggggatacacaaagttattgcaccacccctcagctgtacaaaaaacacatgatattttgactataacattcgtagagaaacactagttctctacgtttcctttacctagattcgaggtaaaatcagcctatttccacgtggaaccatggtggaacgtacgttttaatgctacgttgagtccaaaatgtcaaatcgcaaggtcattttttatacgcaaagtatcacacacatttcaatagacaatctctgcgtatgaatattgcgtttaaatttagtccatttttaacacatcgctgtacctttgttataatgatttgttacaaacaaaaaggatcataataataattagactttccttcgtatgttcattatctttgactgtctttaacatattgtgaaatggacaaattttgtgcattttcaacgatgtatctacgtcgatttcgcacgtggaataaataaaaaaatagctaaatacgtgacctcgcttcgatacaggagagtggttttgaatagatcaacgtacgtccgatgtctacgtttggaaatcgcaatctctctgttatgcttacatcaacgtcaagggcgtggtcttagctctcaaatgccgtttgttctgttcaatttgcttgttttaatctcgagatatgtttagttaaagacgaaagggtaaaatcacaattgtgccacttttactagggaagagggctttacatgtaacagtgatagcatcaagtttatcaagagttccttcgtgaaagcAAAAGAATGCATTAATTacacattcaacaactcttcctatacctttgtacagaagccaaccgttgttaatccgtgatgaatcaacacttttactgtagcttatacgcgaacgcgagcgagacttcgcgttacgcgagagcgcgtaaaattcgtcatgcctggcaTAGACATACCAACCTGggatgcctggaacctttgtgcgtatgcaagcttacaagttgaattcagtatttttcaggtagcggctaaacattgccgttttattctgtagttttattgctgatatcaacagagaaattatCGAAGTTTTTGTagggctgagtggcaatgattaactgacattcctcgtaaaataatcgtgaattatatacGATCTTTaacttcttttcgttgttgaaagtccggcgcgtctgtgtggtttacttcgctcgggcagctaaagctgccctcgcgaagtaaaaaccacgcagacgacgtgaacgcatcgttgttaatcggtgatgaacaacggtgaaacatgattgaatccctaaatacaaaattgtttatactgttttatcatgatgcaggaatgatgattctctttttccacttaaaagagattaaaagataaataaatatgtcacattctactgtaaaaattaaatacatgtgcatgtcaatgatttatcatggtaaatactgttctcttagtcacttaatacatgttaaaagacaaacaaatattgcgcacttgtAGGTTAATGAACgggtattacttgttgggagagaaattagacaaaataatgcaccgtcgcgtgctgatgttgatacatctaatgcatgcgccccgaagggggagtgaattagacgcatcaacatcagctatcattgatttacatgtacagctctcttccctagtaaaagtggcacaattgtgattttaccctttcgttgttaaataaacatatctcgaaattggaacaagcaaattgaacagaacaaactgcatttgagagctaagactgcgcccgtgacgttgatgtaagcattatatcacaacggtattttctaactgccaaagagggcgcttttcacttgcacaatttttttgagacaggctgtagttccCAGCTATTGTTCCCATGCACTCAGATGATGTATATTTCTAACCTATTTCTTCGTAATCCTCAAAGTCCCTAGTACACAAattttgttgttcccaaaacaaaatattgtcccatgtcCCGAaaagtaatttgcaatcatttatcTGTGTTGATAAAAGCTTCAAAATAATGTGGCTTTGGCTTACCATATTTGAGATATTGAATTAGGAATGCCACGTGAAATCAACTAGAATAAAGTAATTAGTCATtatttaaataatgcaaaatttccACTGGAAAATGCAAATCATTTATTTGATGCCATAACAATATGTTTTCCTCATGCACGTTCCATCATGATGCATGAGGCTTTTATATTGGcattataatatttattcattaataaatgtcaaaattaggtaaaattataatatattAAACCATTGGTAGTAAAatgcaaacacaaaacatatCCAGAATGTTCGACCTTTTGAGTATGATAATGTAAGATTAGAAATACCAATGGACAATTTGGAGTCATTTTTTCCTTCAGTCCTTTATTAGAATTGGCGCAGTTCCTTTGATGGCGATGCCGAGTATAAATTATTATAGCTactgctactagtgccagacactTTCACCGATGTCGACCAAACTTGGCtacaaatgcttcttctcctataAATATGCTATGACTTGAGACGAATATGACCACCAAATGTGGTCAGGAGAACTGCTGATACAGGTGTTGTCGGACCAGCAGTCCTTGTTTTAAATAGCGTGGCATGAATggccaatacagggtgtcccagaataatttataccgggaaagtttaatttttctaggtatgaagagcattactattagtagtattgttttaatttctaaaatctacatatatttagctttcttagacattttagattttagaaattggacgtttctaatagaagttacaggatattgcgtaaaaattgtgaattccaagttttgacaaagcaacctattttgaaaacctgtaaaatttcagcttacttctactaaaaagtcgatatctatcgataaTTTATGATGTAACGAAGcaattgtatggaataaaggatttgttacgcttgagtgaccttatactattctttatttatttggcagcggttttgaagacaattattgcggtgtgtgagtttcaacatttgaaatgccggcagatatagatttgtcataaaagtagGTTCGTCCTTCatgtcacagcatgtatttatgtccacagtatattagcatacccacagctacgtaatggagaagattaaaatttgcTGCGAAGGATCCTTGacgaagttatatcctctgtaataatgacatttttaggtaaaaattgtggtcaaaatcGCATAAAAaactatgtttttcaacctaaatatctgaagtcatattgaaatgtttcacttaatcccatatcaagaattaaaTTCAGCGCTGTAAGCTCTAaatctgtgccaaatttgtgtATTTCCTaaaaaagaatgtaggatttctccaatatactGCACAGTACGGCAAGACGATGGTGATGAAGAATCCATGTGTTGTGGTGCCTTTACACTGTAaatatcaatgtcacgccaaaacgaatcaagctatttatatgaaagtcacaaaataagtaggagacatgtgtgtcattgtactgcacttattaaaattggatacactgttgaataaatatttttaatatttttttcaaacacggtataaatcattctgggacaccttgtatattgtCATGGGCAAATCTGTATATCAAGCGCGCGCACCCTAGCTCCTTAGCGACTCCAAGACCATAAGAATTTATGGCACTCCAAACATTCATTAGGATGGACCCCCGTTGCGACCAATCGTGGACTTTACCTGCTCTATCGGATACAACGTGGCCAAGTCCGTAAATGATATTTTGAGCCCCAATCTGAACACCACGTTCtcgggaatgtgccggcatgggttTCGAAActacgaccttccgatctctctttttgataaacaattcataccattccatgcataaaataCAACACATCCGCATGACTGCCCTAGCTGCCCAGAAAATTATATCCTCTACATGGAtagctagctgttggatcagaacaggtcaTCAGTGgatttccatggtcagagggattagagggatgataaattaaaatggtccATTACAGTAGACTAACACTATTTTGTGTAGCCCGAGgcactcacacctccgtcactacgatttccactgtcctccGTACGAAGGAACAGGACCATGATATTTCGGGCTATATTTTGTGGTAGCCTTTACTTTAGTATAACTGATAAATCGATTTTACAGGACAATTGCTATTTATCTGTAGACATAACTTTTTTTGCCACATACCGGTACATTTTTTGATTTACGCCCTAAAATTGCCTCCCATCTTAAAATAAATGTTGTACCTTGTGCTTcttcatgtgtggaaactctCCTGGTTTTATCACAAAGTGTACAATGAATCACAGCTTTATAATATCAAAAGTTGGAAAGTGCCCATAACTTCCCGAAACATTCCACCAATCAGCATCTTTCCTTTTTGGCAGCTCGTCACAAAGTTTATTGAACGCCCGACGTCCAATTACGCCCATTGACCTCCATTAATTGAGCATTGACCCAGAGGTGATTGACCTTGTATGATAAACTATCTTTTTTCTCGGGATAAACAGTGATCCCGGTACAGCGATATGCGTCTATCTTTGTCATGTAGCTCTAGCTATGTAAGCTTAAACAGTCAAGTGTAAATTATACCAGGTACGGCGAATGTGGCTGTATGTGCATTTCATTCATCATCCTCAGCAGGATTAGGTAAGGAGTTAGTTCCAATATTAATTGGAACTCAAGTCCTccaacgttcgaaatttgtactTGTAGTTAGTAGCCCGGGTTAGTAGTTACTACAACTAGGACCGTAACTTCCGTAAGGAGTTGAAAATGTTGAGCTTGTGTTTTTGATGAGAACGAATGGGCATTAATTTAGTAACCTAACGTCGTACGTCTTTCTGTTAAgcttaaaaaattaaattaatatactGTAGGtatgccatcaaactgcatcattttatatatcaaattaaagccctttaagaaagccaaaactgaaaacctttttgtcatagcactttccgtggcaaagttacatcttttcaaagatcgactttcatcaaaaagattctgctagcaaaattccccaaaacaacattacgggggtgtttctagatcttagtctcatgatgatagcagctttttttaatggaactgctatcaacatcctctaaaattccatgtgtgagtgtctcatcaccatgatgagacactcacacatttCTGGTGATGCTCGACACAGAAAACCCGGACGTTATTACAGGTACAGAATCGTAGCTTAATAGTAATATTGCCACTGGTGACTGAAGTAATCCCATCTTGCTACCAAGTCTTTAAAAAgtcttttaaaaactttttagtcGCTTGCTCTTCATATACGGTATCCGTTTTGTCatataattagggatgaccatcaaaatttcatgttgaccctattgctatctgggtagaactcatcaacagaagtattttggtggttaaatggtcaaaatcggtcaaaaacttttcgaattatgaattatcaaagtttcccattctgaccggtcattggaacgaaataaaatgcaaggtccaaaaatagcaattgggagcaaaattggcataagcatatatttacctttatatatttctttattttaacatatttgcaaacatgaaacaagcatattgtgaaagtatcaaagggtttcttatgaaatggcacttatctagtcactggcataacttatttttttcaaaccgaggcattgaaatcatgcatttagaggacaattcgccaaaaatcatccaagatagccgatatggcacaaaatcaaaattgcactaagaaggtgaactttttttttcacaaccaagaatttcaatgttattgggtttaatatgaccaattagtaggtgtatgtaaacaaaatcttaagttttgaaggtcattgactcattcacaacaatagagattatccactttactcatcatgctcatgtgtgacatctaacaaaaggcgctggttcctgtagtattcctcattcaaaccaaagatactcaatacattatgagtatctttgttcaaaccaattcaatgcttgacctcggagttacctgcatgactatcgcgggctattttgaaacagttatggttgcacattcaggtgaaagtcctaaacaaggtatagccagcagcaagttgtagatggtatgggcctaaatataacaaaacgctttagggttgaaatcaggtgaaaaatacatcaaatgagcacgaaacttcacatttatgttcagaaaggtgtcttcttagcatgattcgaaaggagtatggaaattccaaagggaagctggtgatttaatttgtaactcaagatctacttgttcaatattttaacctttttacagagggtatgacagaggtattactggcaactctgccaaatttcagctcagtaggccacgtttttcacctgaaattattgacatgaatattttgtgccattcttgagcagtgctgaactcagcccctggcaattaagcgcactgtggcgatggaccaattttgactcgcacttacagaaaaacgaaataagttatgttgctgtaatttgcaagatagttacaaaatataattggcagtaacttccccaatttttacagaaaaatattgaaaattaaaagaatgagatcaatttagaaatgtctgtgcaagcagtgcacagttgagctccctgcatgtctatgggagtgttctaatcaagttgatggttcattggtcatccctaatataatGCATAATAGCTGTCACTTTGTCAGTGTCATGTTTGTGTAAATGTTTGCAGTTAAGTACTGGTAGGCCTACTGTGTAGTTCTcaacgcaaacttaaaaaaccgggcaatgaacagacacatcatttatcggtatgacattttcgtattggcaCTGCCCTATTCAttgttgtgcagagctactacggtatgggttcccttccttccttccttccttccttccaatacTGTGCTGCTCTCAAATGGCTGAGAATAAACGCACAACGTGTGTGGGCATGCGACGCATAAGACAACAGGAAAATTGAAGACAGGTGCATGTATATACAGGACCTGtattacaggtgcaagtaaaaaGGCTGGTGATGAGGTTACTTCAGACGGGCATCCCTCAGAGCAGTCTTGAAGCAGTTGAGGGATGGGTATGCAGCTGGGTCTACTGGTAAGCGGTTCCACTCCCGGATGGTGCGAGGGAAGAACGAGCTGGCATACGCTGAAGAGTGGGTACTGTGGCCTCTGGTGGACGATACAAGTTGAGACATGTACAGTAGTGGTTCCAGGGGATGTCGACCAGGTTGTTACTGATTTTATACATCATGTGCAGCCTACTCTGAAGACGGCGTTCCTGGAGTGATGTCCAGCCAAGATGTTTCAGCATGGTAGAGACGCTGCTATACTTGCTGTAATCCGACATGACGTATCGAGCTGAGCTGCGTTGGACTTGTTCCAATTTACTTGTATTTCTCTGTGTGTGGGAGTCCCATGATGTAGCAGCATATTCTACTGTTGGACGGATGAATGTGTTGTAGACAGCTTCCTTGACCTTGTGACTGCCATGGCTCAAGTTTCTAGAGAAGAAGGCTCTGGTACAGTTGGCTTTTTTCGTGATGGTGTCGATATGGGTGTTGAAGCTCAACCGAGAATCCAGGCTGACTCCAAGGTACTTGGCAGAGTTGACAACTTCAAGATTGTGTCCATGGATGGTGTAATTGGCTCTAGAAGTACTGGTAGACTGAtgatacatgtacagggtgtcccaaaaaaagaggcccctcatcgcgccctctttttctcctatttctgaaaagttgatcaaatatatattttggtatgtaaagaaaccttgagttgttagcttttaataaaccaaaacaattatatcaatcggctcacaacttttgaagatatgctcttttaaaggtccgtaacccgattgacagcatcatccccgatttttttcattgttgatgaggttttggtatcacataatagatactatttttctcattactatcctgaaatttgacgcccaagtcgatgtatttccgagaaatcatgaaacacagcggtttttacaggttaccagttgttcgcattttacacgacacgggagttgcgggtagtcatagaatgaaatcggaatagatgtcggaagacttcaccccagtaccaaatCGCActgcaaaaatacatcaaataggccccctaatgtcaaactatagatggcgctataatgatataaaacaaaaaacaaaaataaagaaatacataagaggcgaaataaataaggaaacatgacctata
Proteins encoded in this region:
- the LOC140150054 gene encoding uncharacterized protein, yielding MYHQSTSTSRANYTIHGHNLEVVNSAKYLGVSLDSRLSFNTHIDTITKKANCTRAFFSRNLSHGSHKVKEAVYNTFIRPTVEYAATSWDSHTQRNTSKLEQVQRSSARYVMSDYSKYSSVSTMLKHLGWTSLQERRLQSRLHMMYKISNNLVDIPWNHYCTCLNLYRPPEATVPTLQRMPARSSLAPSGSGTAYQ